In Solanum lycopersicum chromosome 5, SLM_r2.1, the following are encoded in one genomic region:
- the LOC101254384 gene encoding uncharacterized protein, whose translation MAEGRGSSLVHLLVIILSLVAFGFAIAAERRRSTGTLHDDTITNRTYCVYTSDVATGYGVGAFLFLLSGEALLMGVTKCMCFGRPLSPGSNRAWTIIYFVSSWLTFLVAEACVIAGAKQNAYHTKYRDMLLAENFSCETLRKGVFVAGAVFIVATMILNVYFYMYFTKATTQPAHKTNRTSSNIGMAGYA comes from the exons ATGGCGGAAGGCAGAGGATCTTCCCTTGTTCATCTACTCGTGATTATACTGAGCTTAGTCGCTTTCGGATTCGCCATTGCCGCCGAACGTCGCCGGAGCACT GGTACTCTGCATGATGATACTATTACCAATCGTACATATTGTGTTTACACCTCAGACGTTGCTACTGGATATGGAGTAGGTGCTTTCTTGTTTCTTCTTTCAGGTGAGGCATTGCTTATGGGAGTGACAAAATGCATGTGCTTCGGAAGACCTTTATCTCCTGGTTCAAATCGTGCATGGACCATTATATACTTCGTATCATCATG GTTGACATTCCTGGTTGCTGAGGCATGTGTTATTGCTGGAGCAAAGCAAAATGCGTACCACACCAAGTATCGTGATATGCTCTTAGCAGAAAACTTCTCTTGCGAAACGCTAAGGAAAGGTGTCTTTGTTGCTGGAGCAGTCTTTATCGTTGCAACCATGATCCTTAATGTGTATTTCTACATGTATTTCACGAAGGCTACTACTCAGCCAGCTCACAAGACAAATCGTACTAGCTCAAATATCGGGATGGCTGGTTATGCATAG